One region of Thiomonas intermedia genomic DNA includes:
- a CDS encoding Mth938-like domain-containing protein produces MKLQPDFAPDTQMVSAYGPGYVEVNGVRHTQACVFAPQQAPRPWGAEHIASLQASHIDALLFDPLPEVVLIGTGQQQHMLPPALMRPLMTKRVGWEVMDTAAACRTYNILAGEGRQVLAALMIE; encoded by the coding sequence ATGAAACTCCAGCCCGACTTCGCCCCCGACACGCAAATGGTCTCTGCCTATGGGCCTGGCTATGTCGAAGTCAACGGCGTGCGTCATACCCAAGCTTGTGTGTTTGCACCGCAGCAAGCTCCCAGACCCTGGGGAGCCGAACACATCGCCTCGCTGCAGGCCTCTCACATCGATGCCCTGCTGTTTGATCCGCTGCCCGAAGTCGTCCTGATCGGCACCGGGCAGCAGCAGCACATGCTGCCCCCCGCCCTGATGCGTCCACTTATGACAAAGCGCGTCGGCTGGGAGGTCATGGACACGGCGGCGGCCTGCCGCACCTACAACATTCTGGCCGGCGAGGGCCGTCAGGTTCTTGCGGCGCTGATGATCGAATGA
- a CDS encoding peroxiredoxin → MALVLNKVVPDFEAAATSGVQFSPKNYLGKKIVLYFYPKDMTPGCTTESMHFRDKYPEFEAANAVIFGISRDNLLSHEKFKAHIELPFDLIADTEEKLCHMFGVVKNKIMYGKKVKGIERSTFVIDADGLLRQEWRGVKVAGHVDEVLDVIQKL, encoded by the coding sequence ATGGCTTTGGTCTTGAATAAAGTGGTTCCCGATTTTGAAGCCGCCGCCACCAGTGGTGTGCAGTTCAGCCCCAAAAACTATCTGGGCAAAAAAATTGTTCTCTACTTCTACCCCAAGGACATGACACCCGGTTGCACTACCGAGTCCATGCACTTTCGCGACAAATATCCCGAATTCGAAGCAGCCAACGCGGTGATCTTCGGCATCTCCCGCGACAACCTGCTGTCGCACGAGAAATTCAAGGCCCATATCGAACTGCCCTTCGACCTGATCGCCGATACGGAAGAAAAACTCTGCCACATGTTTGGCGTGGTGAAGAACAAGATCATGTACGGCAAGAAGGTCAAGGGCATCGAGCGCAGCACCTTCGTCATCGACGCCGACGGCCTCCTGCGCCAGGAATGGCGTGGGGTCAAGGTGGCGGGCCACGTCGACGAAGTGCTCGACGTCATCCAGAAACTCTGA
- a CDS encoding PhoH family protein: MPLPPPPKSLGSLLSQAATPPAAVPSAPAAAARKVTRAKTGQAASASHESKALATEAVVAAPSPAADPQARKAPAREALPTTGDRLQKTLPSKRTATRPEPAKLFVLDTNVLLHDPMSLYRFEEHDIYLPMVTLEELDAHKKGLSEVARNGRQVSRELDALVADTGSGIDQGIALSRSGHAEAKGRLFFQTRAHDVELPIALPQGKADNQILAVLQDLTHIHTERPVVLVSKDINMRVKARALGLHAEDYANDKTLDDADLLYTGMLVLPPDFWDRQAKSVESWQQGGNTFYRVQGKFVGQMLVNQAVYWESGSAPPLYARVKEIRANTAVLQVMRDHTHQKNAIWGVTARNREQNFALNLLMDPEVDFVTLAGQAGTGKTLLALAAGLSQVLDARRYNEIIVTRVTVPVGEDIGYLPGTEEEKMGPWMGALDDNLEVLNQSEGGNAGGEWGRAATQDLIRSKIKIKSMNFMRGRTFLNKYVIIDEAQNLTPKQMKTLITRAGPGTKLVCMGNIAQIDTPYLTEGSSGMTYVVDRFKGWGHSGHVTLARGERSRLADYASEVL, translated from the coding sequence ATGCCCCTGCCTCCCCCGCCCAAGTCCCTGGGCAGCCTGCTGAGCCAAGCTGCCACCCCGCCCGCTGCGGTCCCCTCGGCCCCTGCTGCGGCCGCGCGAAAGGTCACGCGCGCCAAGACGGGCCAGGCCGCCTCCGCTTCGCATGAATCCAAGGCACTCGCTACCGAGGCCGTGGTTGCGGCGCCTTCTCCCGCCGCAGACCCGCAGGCGCGCAAAGCCCCGGCGCGAGAGGCCTTGCCGACGACGGGCGACCGCCTGCAGAAGACTCTGCCTTCCAAACGCACCGCAACACGTCCAGAGCCCGCCAAACTCTTCGTCCTCGACACCAATGTGCTGCTGCACGATCCGATGTCGCTCTACCGTTTCGAAGAGCATGACATCTATCTGCCGATGGTCACGCTGGAAGAACTGGACGCACACAAAAAAGGCCTTTCGGAAGTGGCGCGTAACGGGCGCCAAGTCAGCCGCGAGCTGGATGCCCTGGTGGCCGACACGGGCAGCGGCATCGATCAGGGCATCGCCCTGAGCCGCTCCGGTCATGCGGAGGCCAAGGGTCGGCTGTTCTTCCAGACCCGCGCTCACGATGTCGAACTGCCGATCGCCCTGCCCCAGGGCAAGGCCGACAACCAGATTCTGGCCGTGCTGCAAGACCTCACGCATATCCATACCGAGCGGCCCGTGGTGCTGGTGTCCAAGGACATCAATATGCGCGTCAAGGCACGCGCACTCGGCCTGCATGCGGAGGACTACGCCAACGACAAGACGCTCGACGACGCCGATCTGCTCTATACCGGCATGCTGGTGCTGCCGCCCGACTTCTGGGATCGGCAGGCCAAGTCGGTGGAAAGCTGGCAGCAGGGCGGCAACACCTTCTATCGGGTGCAGGGCAAGTTCGTCGGGCAGATGCTCGTCAACCAGGCCGTGTATTGGGAGAGCGGCAGCGCTCCCCCGCTCTACGCACGCGTCAAGGAAATTCGCGCCAATACCGCCGTACTGCAGGTCATGCGCGACCATACGCATCAGAAAAATGCCATCTGGGGCGTCACCGCACGCAACCGGGAGCAGAACTTTGCCCTCAACCTGCTGATGGACCCAGAGGTGGACTTCGTCACCCTGGCCGGGCAGGCCGGCACCGGCAAGACCTTGCTCGCACTGGCCGCCGGCCTCTCTCAGGTGCTCGACGCACGGCGGTACAACGAGATCATCGTGACCCGCGTGACCGTTCCCGTCGGTGAGGACATCGGCTACCTGCCGGGTACTGAGGAAGAAAAGATGGGTCCCTGGATGGGCGCCCTCGACGACAACCTCGAAGTCCTCAACCAGAGCGAAGGTGGCAACGCCGGCGGTGAATGGGGCCGTGCCGCCACTCAAGATCTCATTCGCTCCAAGATCAAGATCAAGAGCATGAACTTCATGCGGGGCCGCACTTTCCTCAACAAATACGTCATCATCGACGAGGCCCAGAATCTCACGCCCAAGCAGATGAAGACGCTCATTACCCGCGCAGGTCCTGGCACCAAGCTGGTCTGCATGGGCAATATCGCCCAGATCGACACGCCCTACCTTACCGAGGGAAGCTCAGGCATGACCTATGTGGTCGATCGCTTCAAGGGCTGGGGGCACAGCGGCCACGTCACCCTGGCCCGCGGCGAACGCAGCCGTCTGGCCGACTACGCCAGCGAAGTGCTGTAA
- the dnaB gene encoding replicative DNA helicase, producing the protein MQDQAIDAIRTPPHSIEAEQSVLGGLLLDNQAFDKVADLLVAAQFYRYEHRAIFQAIADLINLSKPADVITVLEALQSIGKHEECGGLPYLNSLAQCVPSAANIRRYAEIVRERAVLRQLVTISDDIAQNALNPQGRGVQQILDEAESRIFAISEEGAKSAAGFQSMKGLLGELLKRVSELAERGGADTTGVPTGFADLDRMTAGLQPGDLVIVAGRPSMGKTAFSLNIAEHVAINEQLPVAVFSMEMGASQLVLRVVGSMGRIDQSHLRTGQLSEDEWTRLPETIERLQDVHMHIDETPALNPLELRARSRRLARQFGGRLGLIVVDYLQLMSSSRDGENRATEISEISRSLKALAKELHCPVIALSQLNRDLEKRTDKRPVMSDLRESGAIEQDADVILFIYRDEVYNKDSKDAGVAEVIIGKQRNGPIGAVHLAFLKPLTRFENLTREF; encoded by the coding sequence ATGCAAGACCAAGCCATTGACGCGATTCGCACACCGCCGCACTCCATCGAGGCCGAGCAGTCGGTGTTGGGCGGGCTGCTGCTCGACAACCAGGCTTTCGACAAGGTGGCCGATCTATTGGTGGCGGCGCAGTTCTACCGCTACGAGCACCGGGCCATCTTCCAGGCGATCGCCGATCTGATCAACCTGAGCAAGCCCGCCGACGTGATCACCGTGCTGGAGGCGTTGCAGTCCATCGGCAAGCACGAGGAATGCGGCGGGCTGCCCTATCTGAATTCGTTGGCGCAGTGCGTGCCCAGCGCCGCGAACATCCGCCGTTATGCCGAGATCGTGCGCGAGCGAGCGGTGCTGCGCCAACTGGTGACGATCAGCGACGATATTGCGCAGAATGCGCTCAACCCGCAAGGGCGGGGCGTGCAGCAGATTCTCGACGAGGCCGAGTCGCGCATCTTCGCCATCTCGGAAGAGGGGGCCAAATCCGCTGCGGGCTTCCAGTCGATGAAGGGTCTGCTGGGTGAACTGCTCAAGCGGGTCAGCGAACTGGCTGAGCGGGGCGGTGCCGATACCACCGGTGTGCCCACGGGCTTTGCCGATCTGGATCGGATGACCGCGGGACTGCAGCCTGGCGATTTGGTCATCGTCGCCGGCCGTCCTTCAATGGGCAAGACAGCGTTTTCGCTGAATATTGCCGAACACGTGGCCATCAACGAGCAACTGCCGGTGGCCGTGTTCAGCATGGAAATGGGCGCGTCGCAGTTGGTGTTGCGCGTGGTGGGTTCGATGGGCCGCATCGACCAGAGCCATCTGCGTACCGGCCAGCTCTCCGAGGACGAGTGGACCCGGCTGCCCGAAACCATCGAACGCCTGCAGGACGTGCACATGCACATCGATGAAACCCCGGCACTCAATCCGCTGGAACTGCGGGCGCGTTCGCGGCGTCTGGCCCGTCAGTTTGGCGGGCGGCTGGGCCTGATCGTGGTGGATTACCTGCAGCTCATGTCGTCGTCGCGAGACGGCGAGAACCGGGCTACTGAAATCTCCGAGATTTCGCGCTCGCTCAAGGCCCTGGCCAAGGAACTGCACTGTCCGGTGATCGCGCTTTCCCAGCTCAATCGCGATCTCGAGAAGCGTACTGACAAGCGCCCCGTGATGAGCGACCTGCGCGAATCGGGAGCCATCGAACAGGATGCCGACGTGATCCTCTTCATCTACCGCGACGAGGTCTACAACAAAGACTCGAAAGACGCCGGGGTGGCCGAAGTCATCATCGGCAAGCAGCGTAACGGGCCGATCGGCGCAGTCCATCTGGCCTTCCTCAAGCCGCTGACGCGGTTCGAGAACCTGACGCGCGAATTCTGA
- the rplI gene encoding 50S ribosomal protein L9, with protein MQIILLEKILNVGNLGDVVKVKDGYARNFLIPKKMARRATAAAMAEFEARRAEMEKLAAEKLAQAQAAGEKLNGLIITLVQKAGVDGRLFGSVTHGDVADALAKQGIEVNKSQVRFPAGHVKTTGEHPVSIALHTDVISDITLQVKAEAM; from the coding sequence ATGCAAATCATTCTTCTCGAAAAAATTCTGAACGTCGGCAATCTGGGTGACGTGGTCAAGGTCAAGGATGGCTACGCCCGCAACTTCCTGATTCCCAAGAAGATGGCGCGCCGTGCCACGGCCGCGGCCATGGCGGAGTTCGAGGCGCGTCGCGCCGAGATGGAAAAGCTCGCCGCTGAAAAACTGGCCCAGGCACAAGCCGCTGGCGAAAAACTCAATGGCCTGATCATCACCCTGGTGCAGAAGGCCGGCGTGGATGGCCGCTTGTTCGGCTCCGTGACCCACGGCGACGTGGCGGATGCCTTGGCCAAGCAAGGCATTGAAGTGAACAAGTCTCAGGTTCGCTTCCCGGCGGGCCACGTCAAGACCACGGGCGAGCATCCGGTTTCGATCGCCCTGCATACCGATGTCATTTCCGACATCACCCTGCAGGTCAAGGCCGAGGCGATGTAA
- the rpsR gene encoding 30S ribosomal protein S18, with protein sequence MAPPRKFDKKNDPKRARRNQQSSLFKRKRFCRFTVAKVEQIDYKDVDVLKDLIAENARIIPARLTGTSAHYQRQLNTAIKRARFLALLPYTDLHKG encoded by the coding sequence ATGGCACCACCACGCAAATTCGACAAAAAGAACGACCCGAAGCGCGCTCGTCGCAACCAGCAGTCTTCGCTGTTCAAGCGCAAGCGCTTCTGCCGCTTCACCGTCGCCAAGGTTGAGCAGATCGACTACAAGGATGTCGATGTGCTCAAGGATCTGATCGCGGAAAACGCCCGCATCATTCCCGCCCGCCTGACCGGCACCAGCGCGCACTATCAGCGCCAGCTCAACACCGCCATCAAGCGCGCGCGCTTTCTGGCGCTGCTGCCCTACACCGACCTGCACAAGGGTTAA
- the priB gene encoding primosomal replication protein N translates to MINRLELQGILAERGELRFTPAGIEALDFVLQHQSTQTEADMPCETQLQIACVGFGKIAREMHRLSPGVQLHVSGFLRASRRGSRQMKLHVTQYIEV, encoded by the coding sequence CTGATCAATCGGCTCGAACTACAGGGCATTCTTGCCGAGCGTGGCGAACTGCGGTTCACCCCGGCGGGAATCGAAGCGCTGGATTTCGTGCTGCAGCATCAATCGACCCAGACCGAGGCAGACATGCCTTGCGAGACGCAGCTTCAGATCGCCTGCGTCGGGTTCGGAAAGATCGCTCGCGAAATGCATCGCCTCAGCCCAGGAGTCCAGCTTCACGTATCCGGTTTTTTGCGTGCATCGCGTCGCGGCTCGCGCCAGATGAAGTTGCACGTCACACAATACATTGAGGTTTAA
- the rpsF gene encoding 30S ribosomal protein S6, with protein MRHYEIVLIFHPDQSEQVPAMIERYKSAVTAKAGQIHRIEDWGRRQLAYPIQKLAKAHYACMNIECDLETLRELEHSFKFNDAVLRSLVIKTDKAETAPSVMMKQVEREEARKAQQEQTA; from the coding sequence ATGCGTCACTATGAGATTGTGTTGATTTTCCACCCGGATCAGAGCGAGCAAGTCCCCGCGATGATCGAGCGCTACAAAAGCGCCGTGACCGCCAAGGCGGGCCAGATCCACCGGATCGAAGACTGGGGCCGTCGCCAACTGGCCTATCCCATCCAGAAACTTGCCAAGGCGCACTACGCCTGCATGAACATCGAGTGCGATCTGGAAACCCTGCGTGAACTTGAGCACAGCTTCAAGTTCAACGACGCCGTGCTGCGCAGCCTGGTGATCAAGACGGACAAGGCCGAAACGGCGCCGTCCGTCATGATGAAGCAGGTCGAGCGTGAAGAAGCACGCAAGGCGCAACAGGAGCAAACGGCCTGA
- the ppsA gene encoding phosphoenolpyruvate synthase: MTQQNTAHSGNELILRLDDVRMSDIDQVGGKNASLGEMISQLSGSGVRVPGGFATTAHAFRQFLRTGGLDQRIDAALTSLDADDVRALERCGAQIRQWVLETPFPADLEQAVRQAYAALTAGAPEASFAVRSSATAEDLPDASFAGQQESYLNVSGIDAVLEKIKHVFASLYNDRAISYRVHKGFVHSDVALSAGIQRMVRSDKAVSGVMFTLDTESGFPDVVFVTASYGLGETVVQGAVNPDEFYVFKPTLKAGKEALIRRNLGSKLIRMEFAPAGSPHLVQTVDTPSELRNRYCLTDAEAQELARFAMTIEAHYQRPMDIEWGKDGIDGHLYILQARPETVKSNGHARTEQRYTLKGKGAVLVTGRAIGQKIGAGPVRVVHSTADMHLVQAGDVLVTDMTDPNWEPVMKKASAIVTNRGGRTCHAAIIARELGIPAVVGCGHATDLLKDDMLVTVSCAQGDTGQIYDGLLETEVTEVARGAMPEVPTKIMMNVGNPTLAFDFSQVPNQGVGLARLEFIINNNIGVHPRAVLEYPNIDSDLKKAVESVARGHVSPRAFYVDKLAEGVATIAAAFYPKPVIVRLSDFKSNEYKKLIGGSRYEPDEENPMLGFRGASRYVSTDFAQSFEMECIALKRVREQMGLDNVEIMVPFVRTLGEAEGVINLLDRHGLKRGENGLRVIMMCEVPSNAVLAKEFLQYFDGFSIGSNDLTQLTLGLDRDSGLVAQAFDERDPAVKVLLAQAIAACRAEGKYVGICGQGPSDHPDLAQWLMEQGISSISLNPDTVIATWQQLAKH; encoded by the coding sequence ATGACCCAACAAAACACCGCCCACAGCGGAAATGAGCTCATTTTGCGGCTCGACGATGTGCGAATGAGCGACATCGATCAGGTCGGCGGCAAGAATGCCTCGCTTGGGGAGATGATCAGCCAGCTTTCTGGCAGCGGGGTACGGGTGCCTGGCGGCTTTGCCACCACGGCGCACGCCTTCCGCCAATTCCTGCGCACCGGCGGGCTGGACCAGCGCATCGACGCGGCCTTGACGTCATTGGACGCCGACGATGTGCGGGCCCTGGAGCGCTGCGGTGCGCAGATTCGCCAGTGGGTGCTCGAAACGCCGTTCCCGGCCGATCTGGAGCAAGCCGTCCGCCAGGCTTATGCCGCCCTCACCGCGGGTGCTCCCGAGGCTTCGTTCGCGGTGCGCTCGTCCGCCACGGCGGAGGACTTGCCCGACGCTTCGTTCGCCGGACAGCAGGAGAGCTACCTGAACGTGAGCGGCATCGACGCGGTGCTGGAGAAGATCAAGCATGTGTTCGCCTCGCTCTACAACGACCGGGCGATTTCCTACCGGGTGCACAAAGGTTTTGTGCACAGTGACGTGGCCTTGTCGGCCGGCATTCAGCGCATGGTTCGCAGCGACAAGGCGGTGTCGGGCGTGATGTTCACGCTCGATACGGAATCCGGCTTTCCGGATGTGGTGTTCGTCACCGCGTCCTACGGACTGGGTGAGACGGTGGTGCAGGGCGCGGTGAATCCGGACGAGTTCTACGTGTTCAAACCGACCCTCAAGGCGGGCAAGGAGGCGCTGATCCGCCGCAATCTGGGCTCCAAGCTCATCCGCATGGAGTTTGCGCCGGCGGGTTCGCCGCATCTGGTGCAAACGGTCGACACTCCGTCCGAACTGCGCAATCGCTACTGCCTGACCGATGCCGAAGCGCAGGAGCTGGCGCGCTTTGCCATGACCATCGAGGCGCATTACCAGCGTCCCATGGACATCGAATGGGGCAAAGACGGCATCGACGGCCACCTGTACATCCTTCAGGCTCGACCCGAGACCGTGAAGTCCAATGGACACGCGCGTACCGAACAGCGCTACACCCTCAAGGGCAAGGGCGCCGTGCTGGTGACGGGGCGTGCCATCGGCCAGAAGATCGGCGCGGGGCCGGTGCGTGTGGTGCATTCCACGGCGGACATGCACCTCGTGCAGGCGGGCGACGTGCTGGTCACCGATATGACCGATCCGAATTGGGAGCCGGTCATGAAAAAGGCCTCCGCCATCGTCACCAATCGCGGAGGGCGCACCTGCCACGCGGCCATCATTGCCCGTGAACTCGGCATTCCCGCCGTGGTCGGCTGCGGCCACGCCACCGATCTGCTCAAGGACGACATGCTGGTCACGGTGTCCTGCGCGCAGGGCGACACCGGCCAGATTTATGACGGTCTGCTCGAAACCGAAGTGACCGAAGTGGCCCGTGGCGCCATGCCCGAGGTGCCGACGAAGATCATGATGAATGTGGGCAATCCCACTCTGGCCTTCGATTTTTCGCAGGTGCCCAATCAGGGGGTCGGCCTGGCTCGGCTGGAGTTCATCATCAACAACAACATCGGCGTGCATCCCCGCGCGGTGCTCGAGTATCCGAACATCGACAGCGATCTGAAGAAGGCGGTCGAGAGCGTGGCGCGCGGCCATGTCAGCCCGCGCGCGTTCTATGTGGACAAGCTGGCCGAAGGCGTGGCCACGATTGCCGCGGCGTTCTATCCGAAGCCGGTCATTGTGCGGCTATCCGATTTCAAGTCCAACGAGTACAAGAAGCTCATTGGCGGCTCGCGCTACGAGCCAGATGAAGAAAATCCCATGCTGGGTTTCCGTGGGGCTTCGCGTTATGTCTCGACGGATTTTGCCCAGAGTTTCGAAATGGAGTGCATCGCCCTCAAGCGGGTGCGCGAGCAGATGGGGCTGGACAACGTCGAAATCATGGTGCCCTTCGTTCGCACGCTCGGAGAGGCTGAGGGTGTTATCAATCTGCTGGATCGCCACGGCCTCAAACGCGGCGAAAACGGTCTGCGGGTCATCATGATGTGCGAGGTGCCGTCGAACGCCGTACTGGCCAAGGAATTTCTGCAGTATTTCGATGGATTCTCCATCGGCTCCAACGATCTGACCCAGCTCACCCTGGGTCTGGACCGCGACTCCGGTCTGGTGGCGCAAGCCTTCGACGAGCGGGACCCGGCCGTCAAGGTGCTGCTGGCGCAGGCCATCGCCGCCTGTCGCGCCGAAGGCAAGTATGTGGGTATCTGCGGGCAAGGTCCGTCCGATCATCCCGATCTGGCGCAGTGGCTGATGGAGCAGGGCATCTCGTCGATCTCGCTCAATCCCGACACCGTGATCGCCACATGGCAGCAGTTGGCCAAACATTGA
- the ppsR gene encoding posphoenolpyruvate synthetase regulatory kinase/phosphorylase PpsR, whose amino-acid sequence MPNRSVFFVSDGTGIAAETFGNSILAQFDVQPHRIRLPFVDTVEKAVHAVERINEVERAEGKPPIVFVTLVHPDVLDIIQGARALVLDMFNSFVQPLEVAFGAKSNHRIGRFSDAAYSPQYHNRIDAINFSLMHDDGQSTRNLTEAEVILVGVSRCGKTPTSLYLAMQHGVRAANYPLIPDDFERMQLPDGLHGLRHKLFGLSITPERLSEIRTERRPNSRYAALDNCRYEVSEAEKLMRREGIRWLSSTHKSIEEIATTILQQIRPDRLEY is encoded by the coding sequence ATGCCTAACCGCTCGGTTTTTTTCGTCTCGGATGGCACCGGCATCGCCGCAGAGACCTTCGGCAACTCCATCCTGGCGCAGTTTGACGTGCAGCCGCACCGCATCCGCCTGCCCTTCGTCGACACGGTGGAGAAGGCCGTGCACGCGGTCGAGCGCATCAATGAGGTCGAGCGCGCCGAGGGCAAGCCGCCCATCGTCTTCGTCACCCTGGTGCACCCCGATGTGCTCGACATCATTCAAGGCGCACGCGCGCTGGTGCTCGACATGTTCAACAGCTTTGTGCAGCCCCTGGAGGTCGCTTTTGGCGCCAAGTCCAACCATCGGATCGGGCGGTTTTCCGACGCCGCGTACAGCCCGCAGTACCACAATCGCATCGACGCGATCAATTTCTCGCTCATGCACGACGACGGCCAATCCACCCGCAATCTGACCGAGGCCGAAGTCATTCTGGTGGGCGTCTCGCGTTGCGGCAAAACGCCCACTTCGCTCTATCTCGCCATGCAGCACGGCGTCAGGGCGGCGAACTATCCCCTCATTCCCGACGACTTCGAGCGCATGCAACTGCCCGACGGACTCCATGGATTGCGGCACAAGCTGTTCGGGCTGTCCATCACCCCCGAGCGGCTGAGCGAAATCCGCACGGAGCGGCGGCCCAACAGCCGCTATGCGGCACTCGACAACTGCCGCTACGAGGTGAGTGAAGCCGAAAAACTCATGCGGCGCGAGGGCATCCGCTGGCTGTCGTCCACGCACAAATCCATCGAAGAAATCGCCACCACCATCCTGCAGCAGATCCGCCCGGATCGGCTGGAGTATTGA
- a CDS encoding DegV family protein — translation MHDDEKNAYLLGFASTQQKIPEREEALPIDPDRAQSPLTGLMVDAGTDLSGTMAADRRVRILPLTIQWPGRSLLDKGTAEIRTVSRQLSHERIRSAEVSAPSVEALSYRMHPHLALNFDRLLLLATHPALVDASRSVEQMLKDHQDEITHLRRERHLRPDYALQVIPTGSLLSGPALQARLLLQSAEMRMGEVPGLLRLAKSLTDRTEVWLAPGHPGDVALTLGRLEHHDLSPWVQACSPRLTQIMHRYPVLSCKGGKFALESRTNKWKSAASRIIETAAQAIEQGSLGAPAIQLSYDGSIRELRDWPEMQALKKTAADHEVKLHVTHMSLGGRVWASAQSLSLALIRKAAD, via the coding sequence ATGCACGACGACGAAAAGAACGCCTATCTGCTGGGTTTTGCCTCGACCCAGCAGAAAATTCCGGAGCGTGAGGAGGCGCTGCCCATCGATCCCGATCGGGCGCAGAGCCCCCTCACCGGATTGATGGTCGATGCCGGCACCGATCTGTCGGGGACGATGGCGGCGGACCGGCGGGTACGCATTCTGCCGCTGACCATTCAGTGGCCCGGCCGCTCTCTGCTCGACAAGGGCACGGCCGAAATCCGCACGGTGTCGCGCCAGCTCAGCCACGAACGCATTCGCAGCGCCGAAGTCAGCGCGCCATCGGTCGAAGCCCTGAGCTACCGCATGCACCCGCACCTGGCGCTGAACTTCGACCGGCTGCTGCTGCTCGCCACCCACCCGGCCCTGGTGGACGCCAGCCGCAGTGTGGAGCAGATGCTCAAGGATCATCAGGACGAGATCACGCATCTGCGCCGCGAGCGCCACCTTCGGCCCGACTATGCCTTGCAGGTGATTCCCACCGGCTCGCTGCTGAGTGGGCCTGCCTTGCAGGCGCGGCTGTTGCTGCAGTCCGCTGAAATGCGCATGGGCGAAGTGCCCGGCCTGCTGCGGCTGGCAAAGTCGCTGACCGACCGGACCGAAGTCTGGCTGGCTCCGGGTCATCCAGGCGATGTCGCGCTCACGCTGGGCCGGCTGGAGCATCACGATCTGTCGCCCTGGGTCCAGGCGTGCAGCCCGCGGCTGACCCAGATCATGCACCGCTATCCGGTGCTGAGCTGCAAGGGCGGGAAGTTCGCACTCGAGTCCAGGACCAACAAATGGAAATCAGCCGCGTCCCGGATCATCGAGACGGCGGCGCAGGCCATCGAACAGGGCAGTCTCGGGGCCCCTGCCATTCAGCTCAGCTACGACGGCAGCATTCGCGAGCTGCGCGACTGGCCTGAAATGCAGGCCTTGAAGAAGACGGCGGCCGACCATGAGGTGAAACTTCACGTCACGCATATGAGTCTGGGCGGGCGGGTCTGGGCCTCGGCCCAATCGCTCTCGCTGGCACTCATCCGCAAGGCGGCCGATTGA
- a CDS encoding TrmH family RNA methyltransferase produces MKRITSAENPLIKTLRSLSTEPGAVRKLGQVWLEGIHLIEAALAAGHAAEPLITTDTGLLDPEIAALVERVGTTQTVVLHQALFNWITAVENGPPVGMLIARPKTSKPRAGSALILDRVQDAGNVGTMLRTAAAAGCGAVYLLRGCAGVWSPKVLRAAMGAHFVIPVFEDPPWEQVLNIVPRPIYATHLQADTLLYELDLKQPVTWIFGNEGQGISDALVAKCSALVRIPQADGVESLNVAASAAICLYEGVRQSQFS; encoded by the coding sequence GTGAAGCGCATTACCTCGGCTGAAAATCCGCTGATCAAGACCCTCCGCAGTCTCTCGACTGAACCCGGCGCGGTGCGCAAGCTCGGTCAAGTCTGGCTGGAAGGCATTCATCTCATCGAGGCAGCACTGGCCGCAGGCCATGCCGCCGAACCCCTGATCACGACGGACACCGGCCTGCTCGACCCGGAAATCGCCGCTCTGGTCGAGAGGGTCGGCACGACACAGACTGTCGTTCTGCACCAGGCCCTGTTCAACTGGATCACAGCGGTCGAAAACGGCCCGCCGGTCGGCATGCTCATTGCCCGTCCCAAGACCTCCAAGCCGCGTGCCGGCAGCGCGCTCATCCTCGACCGGGTGCAGGATGCCGGGAATGTCGGCACCATGCTGCGTACCGCTGCAGCCGCCGGTTGTGGCGCGGTGTACCTGCTGCGGGGCTGTGCCGGCGTGTGGTCGCCGAAGGTTTTGCGCGCCGCGATGGGGGCGCATTTCGTCATTCCCGTCTTCGAAGATCCGCCCTGGGAGCAGGTGCTCAATATTGTCCCGCGCCCGATCTACGCCACGCACCTGCAGGCCGACACGCTGCTGTACGAACTGGATCTGAAGCAGCCGGTCACCTGGATTTTCGGCAACGAGGGCCAAGGCATTTCCGATGCCCTGGTCGCCAAGTGCTCCGCCCTGGTCCGTATCCCCCAGGCCGATGGCGTGGAATCGCTCAATGTGGCGGCGTCTGCGGCCATCTGCCTCTACGAAGGCGTGCGTCAGTCGCAGTTCAGCTAG